The following are encoded together in the Marinifilum sp. JC120 genome:
- a CDS encoding acetyl-CoA carboxylase biotin carboxylase subunit: MNPKTDKVLIANRGEIAVRIMQACKDLGLSFVSVYTAEDKDSGHVTIAKELGGEAAVYKIRSYNDAGDILSVADETMCTAVHPGYGFFSENFRFARRVTERDRPMTFIGPSWWVIRDLGDKINTKRLARKLGVPTIPGSDRAIYDELEAEEIASNLFEFQKEQGVRNPVVLVKASAGGGGMGIDEVYSIEEFRQVYRQIRNYSLRTFNDEGVLIEQRIFNFNHIEVQIVSERSGKQHVHFGTRNCSVQSPGRQKRIEVAPGFCPESIAYSFDAKKVLDDVTEHSLSMAREINYDNVGTWEWIVTPKGAPFLMEVNTRIQVENGVSAAISRIKGNPDVNLIKEQIRLALGDDMGYTQDDITFEGVGIEYRIIAEDTDDKFAPWAGKIENLRWDEHEWLKMHTHIPKDLPYQIPTEFDPNLALAIIWGKDLEESKKRGLEFLDEFVLEGKDRKEVSLKSNLKFLAKKSTNILEF; this comes from the coding sequence TTGAATCCCAAAACAGATAAAGTACTTATTGCTAACCGAGGCGAGATCGCCGTGCGCATCATGCAGGCATGTAAAGATCTCGGACTCAGTTTTGTCAGTGTATACACGGCTGAGGACAAAGATTCCGGACACGTAACCATCGCCAAAGAACTTGGCGGTGAAGCTGCGGTCTATAAAATCAGATCCTACAACGATGCCGGGGACATCCTCTCCGTTGCAGATGAGACCATGTGTACCGCTGTGCATCCGGGGTACGGATTCTTCTCCGAAAACTTCCGTTTCGCCCGCAGGGTAACCGAAAGGGATCGTCCCATGACTTTCATCGGGCCTTCTTGGTGGGTAATCCGCGATCTCGGCGACAAGATCAACACCAAACGTCTGGCAAGAAAACTCGGCGTTCCAACCATCCCCGGCTCTGACAGAGCCATTTACGATGAACTGGAAGCGGAAGAAATTGCATCCAACCTGTTTGAATTCCAGAAAGAACAGGGCGTGCGTAATCCCGTTGTTCTCGTAAAAGCATCTGCCGGCGGCGGTGGTATGGGTATCGATGAAGTTTACTCCATCGAGGAATTCCGTCAGGTTTACCGCCAGATCAGAAACTACTCCCTGCGTACCTTCAATGACGAAGGCGTACTCATCGAACAACGTATCTTCAACTTCAACCACATTGAAGTTCAGATCGTTTCCGAACGCTCCGGCAAACAACACGTCCACTTCGGCACCAGAAACTGCTCTGTGCAGAGTCCCGGCCGCCAGAAGAGGATTGAAGTTGCTCCCGGCTTCTGCCCTGAAAGCATCGCCTATTCCTTTGATGCTAAAAAAGTTCTCGATGACGTCACCGAGCACTCCCTGAGCATGGCCCGCGAAATCAACTACGACAACGTGGGAACATGGGAATGGATCGTAACACCTAAAGGCGCGCCCTTCCTCATGGAAGTTAACACCCGTATTCAGGTTGAAAACGGTGTTTCTGCCGCCATTTCACGCATCAAGGGTAACCCGGACGTAAACCTGATCAAAGAACAGATCAGACTCGCCCTCGGCGATGACATGGGCTACACTCAGGATGACATCACCTTTGAAGGTGTGGGAATCGAATACAGAATCATTGCAGAAGACACTGACGATAAATTCGCACCGTGGGCAGGCAAAATTGAAAATCTCCGTTGGGATGAACATGAGTGGCTCAAAATGCACACCCACATCCCCAAAGACCTGCCCTACCAGATTCCCACAGAATTTGACCCCAACTTGGCACTGGCCATTATCTGGGGCAAGGACCTTGAGGAATCCAAGAAACGCGGACTCGAATTTCTTGATGAATTCGTTCTGGAAGGCAAGGACAGAAAGGAAGTTTCCCTGAAGTCCAACCTAAAGTTTCTGGCCAAGAAATCAACAAACATACTGGAATTCTAA
- a CDS encoding acetyl-CoA carboxylase carboxyl transferase subunit alpha/beta translates to MDIEKKLDGLVKRVQYARDILGDAEDRRLTAFAGKLDAFLETSINKTQEELWDKLNTYDESLAVLEKDLDKTLSAMDKVRIVRHSERICLEDILENVYDNYTVVGGKDDMSIDPGMVIARAYITRRVGKKVHNQPVMVVGQEKGHGQEFRNGGCIKPWGNANALRYMKVAARENIPIHTYVFTPGSYPVEDYPGAAQQIAENIYEMCGLDVPVISVISEGGSGGAEAIAMADKRLMLSHGYYSVISPEGAAAIEGRIRGGERAPAELIETCAKSQCITADDNLRFGYIDGVIHEPALGARPEHFDFYKMVRAEVIRATDEVVLSVKGLRLFSKAAIKNRNKKDITDESVFVRWQISPNAKDRLLWKRYKKYRRMAQDAFDDKRSFLEKLNSAKVDAMAAAYSTVRYDMIRKYQSKIQALADEAKDEMHVVTNKFDKLKHMLLGKMGASTKSVSEVEAALTNLSEDSEPDIPPSDYRHYVSPRASEDKEITCPNAEKNGCLEIWSRDLFDEFAGVCPTCGHHFPMEYRWYMANLFDWGTVREFNKSICSANPTGFPNYQERLDGAKAKTGLQSGCITYEGAIKHTKVTCATLVAPFRGGSVGAAEGEKFIRALELAGKKRYPFLAYVHGTAGIRIQEGTNGLIQMPRVTMAVRRYIESGGLYIVLYDTNSYAGPVASFLGCSPYQYAVRSCRIGFAGPGVIKETTGMDIPPDYHSAYNALSRGHIQDIWDRRDIRRNLHQAFLTVGGRNLYYR, encoded by the coding sequence ATGGATATAGAAAAAAAACTGGACGGGTTAGTCAAGCGGGTCCAGTATGCGCGTGATATTCTCGGTGATGCCGAGGACAGACGCCTTACTGCCTTCGCAGGCAAGCTTGATGCCTTCCTTGAAACCAGCATAAATAAGACTCAGGAAGAACTGTGGGATAAGCTCAATACTTACGATGAGAGCCTCGCAGTGCTGGAAAAAGACCTCGATAAAACCCTGTCCGCCATGGACAAGGTGCGCATCGTCCGTCATTCCGAGAGAATTTGCCTCGAAGACATCCTTGAAAACGTCTACGACAATTACACTGTTGTAGGTGGTAAGGATGACATGAGCATTGACCCCGGCATGGTTATCGCCAGGGCCTACATAACCCGCCGCGTGGGCAAAAAAGTCCACAACCAGCCGGTGATGGTCGTAGGTCAGGAAAAAGGACATGGTCAGGAATTCCGCAATGGCGGCTGCATCAAACCGTGGGGTAATGCCAATGCCCTGCGCTACATGAAAGTTGCCGCACGCGAAAATATCCCCATCCACACCTATGTTTTCACCCCCGGCTCCTATCCGGTAGAAGATTACCCCGGTGCAGCGCAGCAGATCGCGGAAAACATCTACGAGATGTGCGGCCTTGATGTGCCGGTCATTTCCGTTATTTCCGAAGGCGGCTCCGGCGGTGCAGAAGCCATCGCCATGGCCGATAAACGCCTCATGCTTTCCCACGGATACTATTCCGTTATCTCCCCCGAAGGTGCTGCCGCAATTGAAGGCCGTATCCGCGGCGGAGAACGCGCTCCCGCAGAACTGATCGAAACCTGTGCCAAATCCCAGTGCATCACTGCGGACGATAATCTGCGTTTCGGTTACATTGATGGCGTTATCCATGAGCCCGCTCTTGGTGCGCGTCCCGAACATTTTGATTTTTACAAGATGGTCCGTGCTGAAGTTATCCGAGCTACAGATGAAGTAGTTCTGAGCGTTAAAGGCCTTCGCCTGTTCAGTAAAGCGGCCATCAAAAATCGCAATAAAAAAGATATTACCGACGAATCCGTATTCGTACGCTGGCAGATCAGCCCCAATGCCAAGGACAGGCTGCTCTGGAAGCGTTACAAAAAATACCGCCGCATGGCACAGGATGCTTTCGACGACAAACGTTCCTTCCTTGAAAAGCTCAACTCCGCAAAAGTTGATGCCATGGCTGCTGCGTACTCCACCGTACGCTACGACATGATCAGGAAGTACCAGTCCAAGATTCAGGCCCTTGCTGATGAAGCCAAGGACGAAATGCATGTTGTGACCAACAAATTCGATAAGCTCAAACACATGCTCCTCGGCAAGATGGGCGCGAGTACCAAGAGCGTGTCAGAAGTTGAAGCGGCTCTGACCAATCTTTCCGAAGATTCAGAACCGGATATTCCGCCGTCTGATTATCGCCACTATGTTAGCCCGCGTGCCAGCGAAGACAAGGAAATCACCTGTCCCAACGCTGAAAAGAACGGCTGCCTCGAAATCTGGTCCCGTGACCTTTTCGATGAATTTGCCGGGGTATGCCCCACTTGCGGACACCATTTTCCCATGGAGTACCGCTGGTACATGGCCAACCTCTTCGACTGGGGCACTGTGCGTGAATTCAACAAATCCATCTGCTCAGCCAACCCCACCGGCTTTCCCAACTATCAGGAAAGACTTGATGGAGCTAAGGCCAAGACCGGGCTGCAATCCGGTTGCATCACCTATGAAGGTGCCATTAAGCACACCAAGGTGACCTGTGCTACCCTCGTAGCTCCCTTTCGGGGCGGTTCCGTAGGTGCAGCAGAAGGCGAGAAATTCATCCGCGCCCTTGAGCTGGCAGGCAAGAAACGTTACCCCTTCCTCGCATACGTACACGGTACTGCCGGAATCCGTATTCAGGAAGGAACTAACGGCCTTATCCAGATGCCGCGCGTAACCATGGCTGTACGCCGTTACATCGAGTCCGGCGGACTCTATATCGTACTTTACGATACCAATTCCTACGCCGGACCGGTTGCAAGTTTCCTCGGCTGCTCACCATACCAGTACGCAGTACGCTCCTGCCGCATCGGCTTTGCGGGTCCGGGCGTTATCAAAGAAACTACCGGCATGGACATCCCGCCGGATTACCATTCCGCATACAACGCGCTCTCCAGAGGTCACATTCAGGACATCTGGGATCGCCGCGACATCCGCCGCAACCTGCATCAGGCATTTCTGACCGTAGGTGGCCGCAACCTCTATTACAGATAA
- a CDS encoding LysR family transcriptional regulator yields MSSDENFCPRVRLNLWLETEDGMLFGLGRAQLLEQIETQGSLNKAAKALGMSYRAAWGRLKNTEEVLGDSLVLKTRGRKGCSLTPLGERVLEDYRQWVQEVENFAVMTARKSFPWNIASYEEDMERIAQEKKGKK; encoded by the coding sequence ATGTCGAGTGATGAAAATTTCTGTCCGAGAGTGCGGTTGAATCTGTGGCTGGAAACAGAAGACGGTATGCTTTTCGGTCTCGGAAGGGCGCAACTGCTGGAGCAGATTGAGACACAGGGGTCGCTGAATAAGGCGGCCAAGGCACTCGGCATGTCTTACCGTGCGGCATGGGGCAGGCTCAAAAATACCGAAGAAGTGCTTGGCGATTCACTCGTGCTTAAAACCCGTGGCCGCAAGGGCTGTAGTCTGACCCCGCTTGGAGAGCGGGTACTTGAGGATTACCGTCAATGGGTACAGGAAGTTGAGAATTTCGCTGTTATGACCGCCCGTAAATCCTTTCCGTGGAATATCGCCTCTTATGAGGAAGATATGGAGCGCATTGCGCAGGAAAAGAAAGGTAAGAAGTAG
- a CDS encoding MATE family efflux transporter: MNMTTADMTNAPYRTIWNLSWPQILMMLFHLMIGLVDVWVASKLGREIQASMGMISQSLFFFLVIAMATANGSVAAISQSIGAGMMLRAKRYVGLCCILGAILGLIIFTFGFPYRNGILTVLQVPDEMRYVMEYFIEVFLYLVPIYYMLIITNAVFRAQKKVMLPLYSMIIVTTTNTIGDLGLGLGMWGLPDLGYKGLAWATFGSVTMGAIFNLAVLYRSGDLRRKCIAPLKWMKSAFPYLFKVAWPSGLMQLVWHSGYMVLYSITASLPEGNVIALAGMTAGIRIESILFLPAFAFNMTASIIIGHYLGDGKADEAKKFGYRILFLAIGFLSITAILLWQVIYPVTSIIAPEQVVLDEAVNYLYYNMLAIPFTLTSMIMAGALNGAGATIYNLFIFAITVWGCRLPLAYFLGHEVLHSATGIWMAMLISQGLQAAIIFYTFSCKNWQKFSMINKKKKRTNND; this comes from the coding sequence ATGAATATGACCACCGCAGACATGACCAACGCTCCATACAGAACCATATGGAACCTGTCATGGCCGCAAATCCTGATGATGCTCTTTCACCTGATGATCGGCCTTGTGGACGTCTGGGTAGCATCTAAACTGGGCCGCGAAATTCAGGCCTCCATGGGCATGATCAGTCAGTCCCTGTTTTTCTTTCTGGTCATTGCCATGGCGACTGCAAATGGATCAGTAGCCGCAATCAGCCAGTCCATCGGTGCGGGCATGATGCTGAGGGCAAAACGATACGTAGGTCTATGCTGCATCCTCGGGGCCATTTTAGGTCTGATTATTTTCACCTTCGGCTTTCCCTACCGAAACGGAATCCTGACCGTTTTACAAGTTCCTGATGAGATGCGTTATGTGATGGAATATTTCATCGAAGTATTCCTCTATCTTGTACCTATTTACTACATGCTCATCATTACCAACGCGGTTTTCCGGGCGCAAAAAAAAGTAATGCTGCCCCTGTACAGCATGATCATTGTAACTACCACCAACACCATCGGTGATTTAGGATTAGGTTTAGGTATGTGGGGACTGCCCGATCTCGGCTATAAAGGCCTTGCCTGGGCAACATTCGGCTCCGTAACCATGGGGGCAATCTTCAACCTCGCGGTTCTGTACCGTTCCGGCGACCTGCGCCGCAAATGCATTGCCCCGCTAAAGTGGATGAAAAGTGCCTTCCCGTACCTTTTTAAAGTAGCATGGCCCAGCGGATTGATGCAGCTGGTCTGGCATTCCGGCTACATGGTACTCTACTCCATCACCGCCAGCCTGCCCGAAGGCAACGTCATTGCACTTGCAGGCATGACTGCGGGAATCCGCATTGAATCAATCCTTTTTCTGCCTGCTTTTGCCTTCAACATGACTGCTTCAATCATCATTGGGCATTACCTCGGAGACGGCAAAGCTGACGAGGCCAAAAAATTCGGGTATAGAATACTGTTTCTGGCTATCGGATTTCTAAGCATCACCGCCATTCTATTGTGGCAGGTTATTTATCCGGTAACTTCCATCATCGCCCCGGAACAGGTGGTCCTTGATGAAGCAGTAAACTATCTTTACTATAATATGCTCGCCATCCCGTTTACCCTGACCTCCATGATCATGGCCGGGGCCTTAAACGGGGCAGGAGCGACTATCTACAACCTGTTCATTTTTGCCATTACCGTCTGGGGATGCAGGCTGCCGCTGGCCTACTTTCTCGGCCACGAAGTACTTCATTCCGCCACCGGAATCTGGATGGCCATGCTTATTTCTCAGGGATTACAGGCCGCCATCATTTTTTACACATTCTCGTGCAAAAACTGGCAGAAATTCAGTATGATCAATAAAAAGAAGAAAAGGACCAATAATGACTAA
- a CDS encoding DUF2156 domain-containing protein: protein MTNEFKPITLECQDKFDESLAACPQRTSDYTFANIWGWTEHYGLELRCGQSGLIHVRQTKPEIINWAPIGDWFSADWEKCELMNTPGTKFTRVPETLALHLKDIFGDKIEITENRDHFDYVYSVQELIELRGNRFHKKKNLYRQFMKKYDYEYREITPDCVEEVLEMQLEWYRWQEENNHSDALVAENEAIAKVLKEMDTIKNLSGGTLRIGNRIIAYTIAEPLGDDTIVIHFEKGNTYFKGVYQAINQMFLENNASDRKFVNREQDLGEPGLRKAKESYNPVNFMKKYELTVL from the coding sequence ATGACTAACGAATTCAAACCCATAACCCTTGAATGTCAGGATAAATTTGACGAATCTCTCGCGGCCTGCCCACAACGGACTTCCGACTACACTTTTGCAAACATCTGGGGCTGGACCGAACACTACGGACTTGAGCTGCGTTGCGGACAATCCGGGCTGATTCATGTGCGGCAGACCAAGCCCGAAATCATTAACTGGGCACCCATCGGAGATTGGTTCAGCGCAGACTGGGAAAAGTGCGAACTTATGAACACCCCGGGAACCAAATTCACCCGCGTCCCCGAAACACTGGCCCTACATCTCAAGGATATATTCGGCGACAAGATAGAAATAACCGAGAACCGCGACCATTTCGATTACGTTTATTCCGTGCAGGAACTCATAGAGCTACGCGGCAACCGTTTCCACAAAAAGAAAAATCTCTATCGCCAGTTCATGAAAAAATACGATTACGAGTACCGTGAAATCACCCCGGACTGCGTAGAAGAAGTGTTGGAAATGCAGCTCGAATGGTATCGCTGGCAGGAAGAAAACAATCACTCCGATGCTCTTGTGGCTGAGAACGAAGCAATCGCCAAGGTTCTTAAGGAAATGGACACCATCAAGAATCTTTCCGGGGGGACCCTGCGTATCGGTAACCGCATTATCGCCTACACCATTGCCGAGCCACTCGGTGACGACACCATCGTTATCCATTTTGAAAAAGGGAACACCTATTTCAAAGGCGTTTACCAAGCCATCAACCAGATGTTTCTGGAGAACAATGCCAGCGACAGAAAGTTCGTCAATCGCGAACAGGATCTCGGCGAGCCCGGATTGCGCAAAGCAAAAGAATCATACAACCCCGTAAATTTTATGAAGAAGTATGAATTGACCGTATTATAG
- a CDS encoding phosphodiesterase, whose protein sequence is MFFNQKERKRFVVLGLDGLPASLALQWANKLPNLGRIAGKCEPISAELPELSPVNWTSFFTAQKPEKHGLYGFTSINPQNYTLSINNFEQVLCPTIFDALGEKGLVSKVINLPNTYPAKPLRGMIISGFVADSLERAVQPPFLLGPLRDTGYQLEADTSRGIMDPDYLFDQVALTLDCRLNALEMLWNDLAWDLFTIVFTETDRLFHFFYPAFEDENHPLYPKAAEFMHRWDRAIGIVLDKFKALPGEKKLISFADHGFATLETEVDLNTFLVQHGYLEYTRPAKDQWDSTIISPSSKAFALDPGRIYIHTSDRFRRGQVNPEQALNIASEIAAKLMQLEFNGQQVMDSVQTTREVYGDSPIGDPPDLICTARPGFDLKAKFDRAEIFGFHGRTGTHTVKDAFFYSSDGQQISTMHQTGQMVLDWFNITLTD, encoded by the coding sequence ATGTTTTTTAATCAAAAAGAAAGAAAAAGATTTGTAGTGCTGGGGCTGGATGGACTTCCGGCCTCTCTTGCTTTGCAGTGGGCAAATAAATTGCCCAATCTGGGCCGTATTGCAGGTAAATGCGAGCCTATCTCAGCCGAACTGCCGGAACTTTCCCCAGTAAACTGGACTTCGTTCTTCACTGCGCAGAAGCCGGAAAAGCACGGCCTTTACGGGTTCACTTCCATTAATCCGCAAAACTACACGCTTTCCATCAATAACTTTGAGCAGGTACTTTGTCCGACCATTTTTGATGCGCTGGGTGAAAAGGGACTGGTTAGCAAGGTAATCAACCTGCCCAACACCTACCCCGCCAAACCATTGCGGGGCATGATCATTTCAGGCTTTGTGGCTGACTCACTTGAAAGGGCAGTGCAGCCTCCATTCCTGCTCGGGCCATTGCGTGATACCGGCTACCAGCTTGAAGCTGACACCAGCCGGGGAATCATGGACCCGGACTATCTTTTCGATCAGGTTGCACTCACCCTCGACTGCCGCTTGAATGCCCTTGAAATGCTCTGGAACGATCTTGCGTGGGATTTGTTCACCATCGTCTTTACGGAGACAGACCGCCTTTTCCACTTTTTTTATCCCGCTTTCGAGGACGAAAACCATCCGCTTTATCCCAAGGCTGCTGAATTCATGCACAGGTGGGACCGGGCAATCGGTATTGTGCTCGATAAATTCAAAGCTCTACCGGGTGAGAAAAAACTAATTTCATTCGCCGACCACGGTTTTGCAACCCTTGAAACCGAAGTGGACCTGAATACCTTCCTCGTGCAGCACGGATACCTTGAGTATACCCGCCCCGCAAAGGACCAATGGGATTCCACAATCATCTCTCCGAGCAGTAAAGCATTTGCCCTTGATCCCGGAAGAATATATATCCATACGTCTGATCGTTTCAGGCGAGGACAGGTCAATCCAGAACAAGCACTGAACATCGCTTCTGAAATAGCTGCGAAGCTCATGCAACTCGAATTCAATGGCCAACAGGTCATGGATTCAGTGCAGACAACGCGCGAAGTTTACGGAGACAGCCCCATAGGTGACCCGCCGGACCTGATCTGCACAGCCAGACCGGGATTCGATCTCAAAGCCAAATTTGACCGGGCTGAAATATTCGGATTCCACGGTAGAACCGGAACGCACACTGTAAAAGACGCATTCTTCTACAGTTCAGACGGGCAGCAGATAAGCACCATGCACCAGACCGGACAAATGGTTCTTGACTGGTTTAATATTACTTTGACAGATTAA
- a CDS encoding ATP-dependent helicase: protein MIDFQKELNPAQYEAATYPQGPVLVIAGAGSGKTRTIVYRLAWLVEQGIPPESILLMTFTRKAAQEMLQRTELILGRDLHGTQGGTFHAFAYSILRQNAAEIGFPNGITLMDRSDSEAAAKEVKDSLKFGKGDRSYPKKSTLLDMISKSRNKEISIDTLVNSEAFHLATYASEMEEIAKGYAVYKKQHGLMDYDDLLFYLEKLLQEDKFLRNSLRSRYQYIMVDEYQDTNLVQARIVQLLAGKNGNVMAVGDDAQSIYSFRGADVTNILKFPDIFEEVKIVRLEQNYRSTQPILDLTNAILDGAEIKFDKKLFTEQTWGNKPQLMVPLSDFSQSNRVLDRIIELQKKHGPEEVAVLFRAGYQSYGLEVALKRLGVGFKKYGGLKFNEAAHIKDVLAFMRLISNPADIIAWQRTLGHIKGVGPKTATKIAQAVISADQKALGKFTKKYQLLQDILRDLDGLRKKNSSPATCLEIIVPLYRPLLVAQYPDDYPRREAGIEQLSQIASNYDDLEYFLTDLCLDPDQHNEEEKEEDVVTLSTIHSAKGLEWNAVIIIDLVEDRFPSRKSMQKPNEYEEERRLLYVACTRARQELIMCAPASINRKNTDFSEPAVPSPFLRELDPELFDELQESYSGGMAKKKNRVAQPDPYSAPSVSTTTKPSPMKLGHCKHKIFGRGKIIERIEPNKLRINFPGFGPKVIVEDFVEML from the coding sequence ATGATAGATTTTCAGAAAGAATTAAACCCGGCTCAGTATGAAGCAGCTACATATCCGCAGGGTCCGGTACTGGTTATTGCCGGTGCTGGCAGCGGTAAAACACGTACTATTGTTTACCGTCTGGCATGGCTGGTGGAACAGGGCATCCCGCCCGAATCCATTTTGCTGATGACCTTCACCCGCAAAGCCGCACAGGAAATGCTGCAACGTACCGAACTGATTCTGGGCAGAGACCTGCACGGCACTCAGGGCGGAACCTTCCATGCTTTTGCTTATTCAATACTACGCCAAAACGCTGCTGAAATAGGATTCCCCAACGGCATCACCCTCATGGACCGCAGTGATTCTGAAGCAGCGGCTAAGGAAGTCAAAGACAGCCTGAAATTCGGTAAAGGTGACCGCTCATATCCTAAAAAATCCACCCTATTGGATATGATCAGCAAATCGCGCAATAAGGAAATCTCCATCGATACGCTGGTCAATTCCGAGGCCTTTCATCTGGCGACTTACGCTTCAGAAATGGAAGAAATCGCCAAAGGTTACGCTGTCTATAAAAAACAGCACGGACTGATGGACTATGACGACCTGCTCTTCTATCTGGAAAAACTACTCCAAGAAGATAAATTTCTGCGTAATTCCCTGCGTTCGCGCTACCAGTACATCATGGTGGACGAATATCAGGATACCAACCTTGTGCAAGCCCGCATCGTACAACTGCTTGCCGGAAAGAACGGCAATGTCATGGCTGTTGGTGACGATGCCCAGTCCATCTACTCTTTCCGTGGTGCGGACGTTACCAACATCCTAAAATTTCCTGATATTTTCGAAGAGGTGAAAATAGTGCGGCTGGAACAGAATTACCGCTCCACCCAACCTATCCTCGACCTGACCAATGCCATTTTGGATGGGGCCGAGATCAAATTCGACAAAAAACTTTTCACCGAACAGACTTGGGGCAACAAGCCACAGCTCATGGTTCCGCTCAGTGACTTCAGTCAGTCCAACCGCGTGCTGGACCGGATCATTGAATTACAAAAAAAGCATGGCCCGGAAGAAGTGGCTGTTCTTTTTCGCGCCGGATACCAGAGTTACGGGCTGGAAGTGGCCCTCAAACGTCTGGGAGTAGGCTTCAAAAAATACGGCGGCCTGAAATTTAACGAAGCCGCGCATATTAAAGATGTGCTGGCCTTCATGCGCTTAATTAGCAACCCGGCGGATATCATCGCTTGGCAGCGTACCCTTGGACACATTAAGGGAGTAGGTCCCAAGACTGCAACTAAAATTGCTCAAGCTGTAATCTCCGCAGACCAGAAGGCACTAGGCAAATTCACCAAGAAATACCAATTACTACAGGACATTCTGCGCGATCTTGACGGGCTGCGGAAAAAGAACTCCTCCCCGGCAACCTGCCTTGAAATAATCGTTCCGCTTTACAGGCCGCTGCTGGTTGCCCAATACCCGGACGATTATCCGCGACGCGAGGCCGGAATTGAACAGCTCAGCCAGATTGCATCAAACTACGATGATCTGGAATATTTCCTGACCGACCTTTGCCTTGATCCCGATCAGCACAACGAGGAAGAGAAAGAGGAAGATGTAGTCACCCTTTCCACCATCCATTCCGCCAAAGGTCTGGAATGGAATGCGGTCATCATCATTGATCTTGTGGAGGATCGTTTTCCTTCCCGCAAATCCATGCAAAAGCCCAATGAGTATGAAGAGGAACGCCGTCTACTCTACGTAGCCTGCACCCGTGCGCGGCAGGAGCTTATCATGTGCGCCCCGGCTTCCATCAACCGCAAGAACACCGATTTCTCCGAACCTGCGGTGCCCAGCCCGTTTCTGCGCGAGCTGGATCCCGAGCTTTTCGATGAACTACAGGAATCCTATTCCGGCGGCATGGCGAAAAAGAAAAACAGGGTGGCACAGCCCGATCCCTACTCCGCTCCTTCGGTCTCAACCACCACGAAGCCCTCGCCCATGAAGCTGGGTCATTGCAAGCACAAGATATTCGGGCGCGGCAAGATCATTGAACGCATCGAGCCTAACAAGCTGCGTATCAATTTTCCCGGCTTCGGACCCAAAGTGATCGTCGAAGATTTCGTAGAGATGTTGTAG
- the thiL gene encoding thiamine-phosphate kinase, with amino-acid sequence MTQLNSEQDFLTLIDKYFPSENGHVTLGRGDDCSVLRAGKDLCISKDLFLEDVHFRRSYFSPTDIGYKSLAVNISDIAAMGGQPCGFALGLIIPPSLENEFWEPFFKSMSALAQQHGLILAGGDLSGGQYLGISVTVWGESAGGRFLSRGNAVPGDILFLHGSAGMARTGLLALEESGTEAAKIYPKCVQAHLRPPMRVATGIKLAQSPHVKGLMDLSDGLARDLPRFLGCCEGNLGAEISLDESQLQEEIVRYAESKSISATEHAFLGGEDYALFGAASAEGFAELKAAIPGLYQIGTITGDSKILLNGKEYTSEGFDHFSG; translated from the coding sequence ATGACTCAATTAAATTCAGAACAGGATTTCCTGACCCTGATCGATAAATACTTCCCGTCCGAGAACGGCCATGTCACCCTTGGACGCGGGGACGACTGCTCTGTCCTGCGTGCAGGGAAAGACTTGTGCATCAGTAAAGACTTGTTTCTTGAAGACGTACATTTCAGAAGATCATACTTCTCACCGACAGACATCGGCTATAAATCCCTTGCGGTAAATATCAGTGATATTGCGGCCATGGGCGGTCAGCCTTGCGGATTCGCGCTGGGCCTGATTATTCCGCCCAGTCTGGAAAATGAATTCTGGGAACCTTTCTTTAAATCCATGTCCGCTCTCGCGCAACAGCATGGACTGATTCTAGCCGGAGGTGACCTTTCCGGTGGGCAATATCTTGGAATTTCAGTGACTGTCTGGGGAGAATCTGCGGGGGGTAGATTTCTTTCACGGGGAAATGCTGTGCCGGGGGATATTCTATTCCTGCACGGTTCTGCGGGCATGGCCCGCACTGGACTACTGGCCCTTGAAGAGTCTGGAACAGAAGCAGCTAAAATTTACCCCAAATGCGTGCAAGCCCACCTGCGCCCGCCCATGCGCGTTGCTACCGGGATAAAGCTGGCCCAGTCGCCTCACGTGAAAGGACTAATGGACCTTTCAGACGGTCTGGCCCGAGATTTGCCCCGTTTTCTGGGATGTTGTGAAGGAAATTTAGGAGCTGAAATTTCACTGGATGAATCGCAGTTGCAAGAAGAAATCGTTCGCTATGCTGAATCAAAATCGATTTCCGCAACAGAGCACGCCTTTCTCGGAGGAGAAGATTACGCCCTGTTCGGGGCCGCTTCTGCTGAAGGATTTGCAGAATTAAAAGCAGCAATCCCCGGCCTGTACCAGATAGGCACGATCACCGGGGACAGCAAAATATTACTCAACGGCAAAGAGTATACATCTGAAGGATTCGATCACTTTTCTGGATAA